The following proteins are encoded in a genomic region of Gossypium hirsutum isolate 1008001.06 chromosome D05, Gossypium_hirsutum_v2.1, whole genome shotgun sequence:
- the LOC107903279 gene encoding serine/threonine-protein kinase STY8, protein MIWALVKVTELEQEVQKQKEIRSMYKMRMERTQDYLRYCLQIAQDNGFLDLLSNHKSPVSRDVVLNIDTTSPQLPAPVSHQSDLGLLINQAKLNGWFIDPIEIELREVIGQGSTADIYRGIWRGLEVAVKCIYPDFFEKNENGVSFFAQEVETLSKQRHRFILQLMGACLEPPMQGWIVTEFLSMTLKDWLHGPGSNRRKERVIPLPPLQERLNKAVEIAQAMQYLHEQKPKVIHRDLKPSNIFLDDAKHVRVADFGHARFLSDEEMALTGETGKNRSLLL, encoded by the exons ATGATTTGGGCTTTGGTGAAGGTGACAGAGCTTGAACAGGAAGTCCAGAAACAGAAAGAAATTCGGAGCATGTACAAAATGAGAATGGAGAGAACACAAGACTATTTAAGGTACTGTCTTCAAATAGCTCAGGATAATGGATTCTTGGACCTTTTAAGTAACCACAAATCTCCTGTTTCTCGGGATGTTGTCCTAAATATCGATACCACCAGTCCTCAACTCCCTGCCCCGGTTTCTCACCAATCAGATCTAGGTCTACTCATCAACCAAGCCAAGTTGAACGGGTGGTTCATTGACCCCATCGAG ATTGAATTGCGAGAAGTAATTGGCCAAGGAAGTACTGCAGACATTTACAGAGGAATTTGGCGAGGCCTTGAAGTTGCGGTGAAGTGTATATATCCCGATTTCTTCGAGAAAAATGAAAATGGTGTTTCATTTTTTGCTCAAGAAGTCGAGACATTGTCTAAGCAGCGCCATCGCTTTATACTACAGCTAATGGGTGCATGCCTCGAGCCGCCTATGCAAGGTTGGATAGTGACGGAGTTCTTGAGCATGACGCTGAAGGATTGGCTACATGGACCGGGAAGCAACAGGCGAAAAGAAAGGGTGATACCACTCCCTCCGTTGCAAGAGAGATTGAATAAAGCCGTGGAAATTGCACAAGCAATGCAATATCTCCATGAACAAAAACCCAAAGTTATTCACCGTGATTTGAAGCCCAGCAACATTTTTTTAGACGATGCCAAGCATGTAAGGGTGGCTGATTTCGGGCATGCTCGGTTTTTAAGTGACGAAGAAATGGCACTTACAGGCGAAACAGGCAAGAACCGATCTCTTTTGCTCTGA
- the LOC107907041 gene encoding protein BIG GRAIN 1-like B — MYRLEKTVYRQEKDNPSFSSTLLDKIYRSIDDGDTRNVDLKFYRETMQKKQSKASVRCNGSRVEEEDDEMSSFQRARLIEKWMEKKVTEKANAGRKQVSHHDYDHDHDVLFFSSTSTSSDSSSGGFSSSDTESMYVSKSKSSCFVRSRPKPVRTTMSARSEKPLKTEKTGRTERALFYEQRESHLLDDYHYNSASDYTPKLEESLFKSKSRATKIYGNLKKVKQPISPGGRLASFINSLFTTSNTKKARGPSSMLNCDDERKLKSGQVSTCSSASSFSRSCLSKNSPSTRERLRNGVKRSVRFCPVSVIVDEDCRPCGQKCLYEEQDSSSVSVAVPTVWKIRKSPSGKLDEELKLQAMEKSRRVEEMATKFLKEYHLNQMKDFISRDNHSNYVMEEMEEDEDDAASYSSSDLFELDHLVLIGNDRYREELPVYETTHVETNRAIANGLIA, encoded by the coding sequence ATGTACAGATTGGAGAAAACAGTGTACAGGCAGGAGAAAGACAACCCATCTTTTTCATCTACTCTGCTTGACAAAATCTACCGTTCCATCGATGATGGTGACACCAGGAATGTTGACTTGAAATTCTACAGGGAAACAAtgcaaaagaaacaaagcaaagcTAGCGTGAGATGCAATGGAAGCAGAGTAGAAGAGGAAGATGACGAAATGTCGAGTTTCCAACGAGCTCGTTTGATCGAGAAATGGATGGAAAAGAAGGTCACTGAAAAGGCAAATGCAGGCAGGAAACAGGTTTCACATCATGATTATGATCATGATCATGATGTTCTTTTCTTTAGCTCCACTTCCACCTCATCCGATTCCAGTTCCGGTGGTTTCTCATCGTCGGACACTGAATCTATGTATGTTTCAAAATCGAAGTCATCATGTTTTGTAAGATCGAGGCCTAAACCAGTAAGGACCACAATGTCAGCTCGGTCGGAGAAACCACTTAAAACAGAGAAAACAGGGAGAACAGAGAGGGCTTTGTTTTACGAACAAAGGGAGTCGCATTTGCTCGATGATTATCATTACAATTCCGCCTCCGACTACACACCAAAGCTCGAAGAAAGTCTTTTCAAGTCAAAATCAAGAGCCACTAAAATTTACGGCAATTTAAAGAAGGTGAAACAACCCATTTCACCTGGCGGCCGTCTAGCGAGTTTCATCAATTCTCTGTTCACAACAAGTAATACAAAGAAAGCAAGGGGTCCGTCTTCGATGTTAAATTGTGATGATGAAAGGAAATTGAAGTCTGGACAGGTTTCAACCTGTTCTTCAGCTTCCTCGTTTTCAAGATCATGTCTAAGCAAGAACTCACCTTCGACGAGAGAAAGGTTACGAAATGGAGTCAAAAGAAGTGTTAGATTTTGCCCAGTGAGTGTAATTGTCGACGAAGACTGCAGACCCTGTGGGCAAAAATGCTTATACGAAGAACAAGACTCGAGTTCAGTGTCGGTTGCTGTCCCTACCGTATGGAAAATTAGGAAATCGCCATCGGGGAAGCTCGACGAAGAGCTAAAGTTACAAGCAATGGAGAAAAGTAGGCGAGTGGAAGAAATGGCTACtaagtttttaaaagaatatCATCTAAACCAAATGAAGGACTTTATTTCAAGGGACAATCACAGTAATTATGTGATGGAGGAGATGGAGGAAGATGAAGATGATGCAGCAAGCTATTCGAGTTCGGATTTGTTCGAGTTGGATCATCTTGTTCTTATTGGTAATGATAGGTATCGAGAAGAGCTTCCAGTGTATGAAACTACTCATGTAGAAACAAATCGAGCCATTGCTAATGGCTTGATAGCATAG